Proteins from one Ketobacter alkanivorans genomic window:
- a CDS encoding NAD-dependent epimerase → MKVLVTGAAGFIGAALSQQLLDRGDEVIGLDNMNDYYDVALKEARLSRLQDRAGFTFVKAALEDRPTLEALFKKEQPQRVVNMAAQAGVRYSLVNPHAYVDSNIMGFINILEGCRHHGVEHLVYASSSSVYGANTSMPFSVHDNVDHPVSLYAASKKANELMAHTYSHLYNIPTTGLRFFTVYGPWGRPDMALFMFTKAILEGKPIDVFNYGNHRRDFTYIDDIVEGVIRTLDHVAQPNPEWTGDTPDSATSKAPYRLYNIGSNSPVELLRYIEVLEDCLGKKAEKNLLPIQPGDVPDTYADVDALAADVDYRPSTPVETGIERFVEWYRDFYQV, encoded by the coding sequence ATGAAGGTATTGGTAACCGGCGCAGCAGGGTTTATTGGGGCTGCGCTAAGTCAGCAACTGCTTGATCGAGGTGACGAAGTCATCGGCCTCGACAACATGAACGACTACTATGATGTCGCCTTGAAAGAGGCTCGTCTGTCACGTCTACAAGATCGTGCAGGCTTCACTTTCGTCAAAGCCGCGCTGGAAGATCGCCCAACACTCGAGGCGCTATTCAAAAAAGAGCAGCCCCAGCGGGTGGTTAATATGGCGGCGCAAGCGGGTGTCCGCTACTCCCTGGTGAACCCCCACGCCTATGTTGACTCCAATATCATGGGGTTCATCAATATTTTGGAAGGTTGCCGCCATCATGGGGTAGAGCATCTTGTGTATGCGTCCAGCAGCTCCGTTTACGGTGCCAACACCAGTATGCCGTTTTCTGTTCACGATAACGTGGATCACCCCGTGTCTCTGTATGCTGCCAGTAAAAAAGCCAATGAGCTGATGGCCCATACCTACAGTCATCTTTACAATATTCCCACCACCGGGCTGCGATTCTTTACGGTGTACGGCCCTTGGGGGCGTCCGGATATGGCGCTGTTTATGTTTACCAAAGCCATTTTGGAAGGCAAGCCAATTGATGTTTTTAATTACGGCAACCATCGCCGGGATTTCACCTATATTGACGATATCGTAGAGGGTGTTATTCGTACTCTGGACCATGTCGCTCAGCCGAACCCGGAATGGACAGGTGATACCCCGGATTCAGCCACCAGCAAGGCGCCTTACCGACTATACAATATAGGCAGTAACAGCCCGGTTGAGCTGTTGCGCTACATTGAGGTGCTGGAAGACTGTTTAGGTAAAAAGGCGGAGAAGAACCTGCTGCCGATTCAGCCCGGTGATGTGCCTGATACCTATGCCGATGTAGATGCCCTTGCTGCTGATGTGGATTATCGCCCATCGACGCCGGTAGAAACTGGAATTGAGCGCTTTGTTGAGTGGTATCGAGACTTCTACCAAGTCTGA
- the uvrB gene encoding excinuclease ABC subunit UvrB, whose product MKKFKVHSKYKPAGDQPAAIAQLVEGLNDGLSHQTLLGVTGSGKTFTVANVVEQVQRPTLVMAHNKTLAAQLYGEFKDFFPDNAVEYFVSYYDYYQPEAYVPASDTFIDKDSSINEHIEQMRLSATKALLEREDVLIVATVSAIYGLGDPGSYLNMVLHLDRGEQIDQRKIVRRLAELQYTRNDLEFNRATYRVRGEVIDVFPAESEREALRIELFDDEVENLSLFDPLTGEVLQKIPRYTIYPKSHYVTPRETVVGAIENIKLELHDRLEFYSNEGKLLEHQRLSERTRFDIEMMQELGYCTGIENYSRYLSGRAPGEPPPTLFEYLPDNALVVIDESHVTVPQVGGMYRGDRSRKETLVQYGFRLPSALDNRPLKFEEWEALCPQTIFVSATPGNYEAEHQQAIVEQIVRPTGLVDPEIEVRPALTQVEDLLSQIHATVAKQERVLVTTLTKRMAEDLTDYLMEHGVRVRYLHSDIDTVERVEIIRDLRLGEFDVLVGINLLREGLDMPEVSLVTILDADKEGFLRSERSLIQTIGRAARNLNGKAILYGDKITNSMQRAIDETARRRAKQVAFNEANGITPIGIKKSVEDIMEGARAPGSLRKAGRKVADKKSDTGRDLATMQPRQVAALIKDLEQQMFEAAKNLKFEEAARLRDEVQEIKSQAFIS is encoded by the coding sequence GTGAAAAAGTTCAAGGTTCACTCCAAGTATAAGCCAGCGGGTGACCAGCCCGCTGCCATTGCTCAGTTGGTGGAAGGCCTGAATGACGGCCTTTCCCATCAGACATTGCTGGGGGTGACCGGCTCCGGCAAAACCTTTACGGTTGCCAATGTGGTGGAGCAGGTTCAGCGCCCCACACTGGTGATGGCTCACAATAAAACCCTGGCCGCACAGCTGTATGGAGAGTTTAAAGACTTCTTTCCTGATAATGCGGTGGAGTATTTTGTTTCCTATTACGATTATTACCAGCCCGAAGCCTACGTACCCGCATCCGACACCTTTATCGACAAAGATTCCTCCATTAATGAGCATATCGAGCAGATGCGGCTGTCTGCCACCAAGGCTTTGTTGGAGCGGGAAGACGTCCTGATAGTGGCCACCGTGTCCGCTATCTATGGTTTGGGCGATCCTGGTAGTTACCTTAATATGGTGCTGCATCTGGATCGTGGTGAGCAGATTGATCAACGTAAGATTGTGCGTCGCCTGGCCGAACTTCAGTACACCCGCAACGACCTCGAATTCAACCGCGCCACCTATCGTGTGCGAGGTGAGGTTATTGACGTGTTTCCCGCAGAATCGGAGCGAGAGGCACTGCGTATTGAGTTGTTCGACGATGAAGTGGAAAACCTGTCCCTGTTCGATCCGCTGACCGGAGAGGTGTTGCAGAAGATCCCCCGATACACGATCTACCCGAAATCACACTACGTGACGCCCCGTGAAACGGTGGTTGGTGCCATTGAGAACATCAAGCTTGAGTTACACGATAGGCTCGAGTTCTATTCCAATGAAGGCAAATTGCTGGAGCATCAACGTTTGAGTGAGCGCACTCGCTTTGATATCGAAATGATGCAAGAGCTTGGATACTGCACCGGCATCGAAAACTATTCCCGCTATCTTTCTGGCCGGGCACCTGGCGAGCCACCGCCAACCCTGTTCGAATACCTGCCAGACAACGCTCTGGTGGTGATTGACGAGTCACACGTAACCGTCCCTCAGGTAGGCGGAATGTATCGTGGTGACCGATCACGCAAGGAAACGCTGGTTCAATATGGTTTTCGACTGCCTTCTGCTTTGGATAATCGCCCACTGAAATTTGAAGAATGGGAGGCCTTGTGCCCTCAGACTATTTTTGTGTCCGCCACCCCAGGCAATTACGAGGCGGAGCATCAGCAAGCTATTGTTGAACAGATCGTGCGGCCCACCGGGTTGGTGGATCCTGAAATCGAAGTGCGGCCTGCGCTGACTCAGGTGGAAGACCTGTTGTCTCAGATACACGCCACAGTAGCCAAGCAAGAGCGTGTGCTGGTTACAACCCTAACCAAGCGTATGGCGGAGGATCTGACCGACTATCTTATGGAGCATGGGGTGCGAGTCCGCTATTTGCATTCCGATATTGACACCGTAGAGCGGGTGGAGATCATTCGCGATCTGCGGTTGGGGGAGTTCGATGTGCTTGTGGGCATCAACTTGCTGCGTGAGGGGCTGGATATGCCAGAGGTGTCTTTGGTCACCATTCTCGATGCGGATAAAGAAGGATTTCTGCGCTCAGAACGCTCCCTGATACAGACCATTGGGCGAGCAGCCCGTAATCTGAATGGCAAAGCCATCCTGTATGGGGATAAAATAACGAACTCCATGCAGCGCGCCATCGACGAAACCGCCCGCCGCAGAGCTAAACAGGTTGCCTTCAATGAAGCCAATGGCATAACGCCCATCGGCATCAAAAAGTCCGTTGAAGACATCATGGAAGGGGCCAGGGCTCCCGGTAGTCTGCGTAAGGCTGGCCGTAAGGTTGCGGATAAGAAATCCGATACTGGTCGAGATTTGGCCACTATGCAGCCTCGACAGGTAGCCGCGCTGATAAAAGATTTGGAACAACAAATGTTCGAAGCGGCAAAAAATCTCAAATTTGAAGAGGCTGCCCGCCTCAGAGACGAAGTGCAAGAGATCAAGAGTCAGGCGTTCATCAGTTAG
- a CDS encoding mannose-1-phosphate guanylyltransferase/mannose-6-phosphate isomerase, whose protein sequence is MIPVILSGGSGSRLWPLSRSAYPKQFLPLCSGYSLVQDTVLRLKGSVADEPPVFVTANDQRFLLADQVQALNLSGAEIVLEPARRNTAPAIALASFAALERNAESVLLVLPSDHHIENNEAFLQVLEQANQSAMAGNLVTFGVVPTKPETGYGYIKASGSGEGASQPIEAFVEKPNLELAQQYLEAGDYYWNSGMFAFRADVYLSELKRLNPAIYDAAKASWDARNEDLDFIRVGVEAFESCPEDSIDYAVMEKTDKAVVIPLDSGWSDVGSWQSLWEVQDKDEQGNVLVGDVITQDTHNTMVHASGKLVTCLGVKDLVVVETADAVLVADINQVQKVKDIVKLIEASGRSEHEFHREVHRPWGRFDSVDAGDRYQVKRITVKPGAKLSTQLHHHRAEHWVVVQGTARVRRGEDSILLAENQSVYIPLGEVHYLENPGKIPLEIIEIQTGSYLGEDDIIRLDDQYGRGTKD, encoded by the coding sequence ATGATTCCTGTGATTTTGTCTGGCGGCAGCGGCTCCCGATTGTGGCCATTGTCCCGTTCTGCATACCCCAAGCAATTCCTGCCGCTGTGTTCAGGATATTCGTTAGTTCAAGACACCGTGCTGAGATTGAAAGGCAGTGTCGCTGATGAGCCGCCGGTATTTGTTACCGCCAATGATCAGCGTTTTCTGCTGGCCGATCAGGTGCAGGCATTGAACCTGAGTGGTGCTGAGATCGTGTTAGAGCCTGCCCGGCGTAACACTGCGCCAGCCATCGCTCTGGCCAGTTTTGCGGCGTTGGAGCGAAATGCGGAATCCGTCCTGCTGGTTCTCCCTTCCGATCATCATATCGAAAATAACGAAGCCTTCCTCCAGGTTTTGGAGCAGGCCAACCAGTCTGCAATGGCGGGTAACTTGGTTACTTTTGGCGTGGTTCCTACCAAGCCCGAGACTGGTTATGGCTACATTAAAGCCTCAGGATCGGGTGAGGGTGCCAGCCAGCCAATAGAGGCCTTTGTTGAAAAGCCAAACCTGGAGTTGGCGCAGCAGTATTTGGAAGCCGGGGATTATTACTGGAATAGCGGCATGTTTGCGTTTCGGGCGGATGTTTATCTGTCAGAACTGAAGCGGTTGAACCCTGCTATTTATGATGCGGCAAAAGCTTCCTGGGATGCTCGCAATGAAGACTTGGATTTTATTCGTGTTGGTGTCGAGGCATTTGAATCGTGCCCGGAAGATTCAATCGATTATGCCGTAATGGAGAAAACCGACAAAGCCGTGGTGATCCCTCTGGATTCCGGTTGGTCTGACGTGGGTTCATGGCAATCTCTGTGGGAAGTGCAGGACAAAGACGAGCAGGGCAATGTTTTGGTGGGTGATGTGATCACCCAGGATACCCACAACACCATGGTGCATGCCAGCGGCAAACTCGTCACTTGTCTGGGCGTTAAGGATTTGGTTGTGGTGGAAACTGCAGACGCCGTTCTGGTGGCCGATATCAACCAGGTTCAAAAAGTAAAAGACATCGTGAAGTTAATTGAAGCCAGCGGTCGCTCAGAACATGAGTTCCATCGCGAGGTACATCGACCTTGGGGTCGTTTTGACTCGGTGGATGCTGGCGATCGTTATCAAGTAAAACGTATTACGGTGAAGCCGGGTGCTAAGCTGTCCACTCAGCTGCATCATCATCGTGCCGAGCATTGGGTCGTGGTGCAAGGTACCGCCCGTGTCCGCAGGGGAGAAGACAGCATTTTGCTGGCAGAGAACCAATCGGTTTATATTCCCTTGGGTGAGGTTCATTATCTGGAAAACCCCGGAAAAATTCCGTTGGAAATTATCGAAATCCAGACGGGTTCCTATCTGGGGGAAGACGACATCATTCGTCTCGATGACCAGTACGGTCGTGGAACGAAAGACTAG
- a CDS encoding aminotransferase class I/II-fold pyridoxal phosphate-dependent enzyme — MYVDQASAQELKAQLVDLESQYSDILAAKLNLDLTRGKPSGSQLDLSNGLDGILAGSYKAEGGDDCRNYGGLDGLAEAKALFSQVLGVKPSETLIGGNASLTLMFQSVVFTHLFGARGPGSAWSAEGEIKFLCPVPGYDRHFGICEELGIKMIPVAMDENGPVMDEVEALVKSDPCIKGIWCVPRFSNPSGIVYSDEVVDRIAQLGRIAGANFRVMWDNAYAIHALHDDAPVLANLMDVARQHGTEDSVLIFGSTSKVTFAGAGLAFMGASEENLKHFKKHLGMCTIGPDKVNQLRHVKFFGDYSGLMAHMNKHAELLRPRFDAVLEHLDAGFAESDLGCWTVPEGGYFVSFDARPGLAREIVRLAAEAGVKLTPAGATYPYGKDPEDKNIRLAPSFPSLADINKTMEVFVLCVKLASVRQKLNS, encoded by the coding sequence TTGTACGTTGACCAAGCGTCTGCTCAGGAATTAAAAGCACAGTTAGTTGATTTGGAAAGTCAGTATTCCGATATATTGGCAGCCAAACTCAATTTGGATTTAACCCGTGGTAAACCCAGTGGATCTCAGCTGGATCTATCTAATGGTCTCGATGGTATTTTAGCGGGCTCCTACAAGGCAGAAGGCGGCGATGATTGCAGAAATTACGGCGGTCTGGATGGTCTTGCAGAGGCTAAAGCCCTATTTTCTCAGGTGTTGGGGGTGAAACCCTCCGAGACACTGATTGGCGGTAATGCCAGCCTTACCTTAATGTTTCAAAGTGTTGTTTTTACGCACCTGTTTGGAGCGCGTGGGCCAGGTTCTGCCTGGTCGGCTGAGGGCGAAATTAAGTTTCTGTGCCCGGTGCCCGGTTACGATCGTCACTTCGGCATATGTGAAGAACTGGGGATCAAAATGATTCCAGTTGCCATGGACGAAAATGGCCCGGTAATGGATGAAGTGGAGGCACTGGTTAAATCCGATCCCTGTATCAAAGGCATCTGGTGTGTGCCGCGTTTTTCCAATCCCTCAGGCATTGTCTATAGCGATGAGGTGGTGGATCGGATTGCACAGTTGGGCCGTATTGCCGGTGCTAACTTCCGTGTGATGTGGGATAACGCGTATGCCATCCATGCGCTGCATGATGATGCGCCTGTGCTGGCCAATCTGATGGATGTGGCACGCCAGCATGGCACCGAGGATTCGGTGCTGATTTTTGGCTCCACCTCCAAAGTAACCTTTGCCGGTGCCGGGCTTGCGTTTATGGGGGCATCCGAGGAAAACCTCAAGCACTTTAAGAAGCATCTGGGAATGTGCACCATAGGCCCTGATAAGGTGAATCAGCTGCGCCACGTAAAGTTTTTTGGTGATTACAGCGGGCTTATGGCTCATATGAACAAGCACGCTGAACTGCTTCGTCCGCGCTTTGACGCGGTGCTGGAACACCTGGATGCCGGCTTTGCTGAATCGGATTTAGGGTGCTGGACCGTGCCCGAAGGTGGTTATTTCGTGTCATTTGATGCACGGCCGGGCTTGGCGCGGGAAATAGTAAGGCTAGCCGCCGAGGCTGGGGTCAAGCTGACGCCTGCAGGGGCGACTTACCCTTACGGTAAAGATCCTGAAGATAAAAATATCCGTTTGGCACCGAGTTTCCCCTCCCTGGCGGATATTAATAAAACCATGGAAGTATTCGTACTGTGCGTAAAATTGGCATCGGTTCGGCAGAAATTGAACTCATAA
- a CDS encoding transcription termination/antitermination NusG family protein — MSWYVIKTKARQEGRAVTHLENQDLDVYCPWLIDKKGKREALFTGYMFINLSCLATHFVAIKSTRGVQKMLKFGDWWAQVDDKFIEYLRFKENGFRNMPLFKADQEVVIKDGPFKGIEAVYLCAKGEERAMVLLTILGRKQMVAIDEGLLRAV, encoded by the coding sequence ATGTCCTGGTATGTCATAAAAACTAAAGCCCGACAAGAAGGGCGCGCAGTTACCCATCTCGAAAATCAGGATCTTGACGTTTATTGCCCTTGGCTGATCGATAAGAAGGGCAAGCGCGAAGCGCTGTTCACCGGCTACATGTTTATTAATCTCTCCTGTCTGGCGACTCATTTTGTAGCGATCAAGAGCACCCGAGGGGTGCAGAAGATGCTCAAGTTTGGCGACTGGTGGGCGCAGGTTGACGACAAATTCATCGAGTATCTCAGGTTCAAAGAGAACGGCTTTCGTAATATGCCTTTGTTTAAGGCTGATCAGGAGGTGGTTATCAAGGATGGGCCTTTCAAAGGAATCGAGGCGGTGTATCTTTGCGCTAAAGGCGAAGAGCGTGCCATGGTGCTGCTCACGATACTGGGCAGGAAGCAGATGGTGGCGATTGATGAGGGCTTGTTAAGGGCAGTCTGA
- a CDS encoding acyl-CoA thioesterase — protein MNTSRPPKTVSASSVQNHVYKVFPNDLNAHYTVFGGLVMSLCDRVALVVSERHSGKICVTASVDSFHFVAPAKDGDTLLISAAVNRTWSSSMEIGVRVDAENSFSGESKHIVSAYFTFVALDEDNRPCEVPDIQPMSEDEIRRYNGAQVRRDARLRTRESLKSMK, from the coding sequence ATGAATACCAGCCGCCCCCCGAAAACGGTTTCTGCCTCTTCTGTGCAGAACCATGTATACAAAGTATTCCCCAACGATCTGAACGCGCACTATACGGTGTTCGGTGGCCTGGTTATGTCGTTATGTGACCGTGTAGCACTGGTGGTATCCGAGCGCCACAGCGGAAAAATCTGCGTAACAGCCTCCGTTGATTCATTTCACTTTGTGGCGCCGGCCAAAGACGGAGACACCCTTTTGATCAGCGCCGCAGTTAACAGAACCTGGTCAAGCTCTATGGAGATCGGCGTGCGCGTGGATGCGGAGAATTCATTTTCGGGGGAAAGCAAGCACATTGTATCGGCCTATTTCACGTTCGTGGCACTGGATGAAGATAACAGACCCTGTGAGGTGCCAGACATACAGCCCATGTCGGAAGATGAAATCAGACGTTACAACGGGGCCCAGGTAAGACGGGATGCCCGCCTTAGAACCCGGGAAAGCTTAAAGAGCATGAAATAA
- a CDS encoding MlaC/ttg2D family ABC transporter substrate-binding protein, with product MYTVRKPMAMTIQFALFLVLAMGSMVPSAMAESKAEPDKLITSLFEAVNERLQADQDKIAADKTHLITIGDEVLAPYVSFETMAKQILGKNWRKITPDQRVRYTQAFRQRVSLSLVSQYDPSKKYDLEVTGARQNDKGDQAAVNSVVTEVKTGTKYNISYKLFVGRNASNWQVYDIVVEGVSVLQSFKTASAEDFKNNGIEYMIAQLQNSETATQGSESTVQ from the coding sequence GTGTATACAGTGCGTAAACCTATGGCGATGACAATTCAGTTTGCCCTGTTCCTGGTGTTGGCAATGGGTTCGATGGTGCCGTCCGCTATGGCTGAGAGTAAAGCTGAGCCAGACAAGTTGATCACCTCCCTGTTTGAAGCGGTTAATGAGCGATTACAAGCTGATCAGGATAAAATCGCAGCGGATAAAACACACCTGATCACAATTGGCGATGAGGTGCTTGCACCCTATGTCAGCTTCGAAACCATGGCCAAGCAGATTCTGGGTAAGAACTGGCGCAAGATTACCCCAGATCAGCGTGTTCGTTATACCCAAGCCTTTCGTCAGCGTGTATCCCTATCGTTGGTGAGCCAGTATGATCCATCGAAAAAATACGATCTGGAAGTCACTGGCGCACGCCAGAATGACAAGGGCGATCAGGCTGCGGTCAATAGCGTTGTTACCGAGGTTAAGACCGGTACCAAATACAATATCAGCTATAAATTGTTTGTGGGTCGCAATGCCAGTAACTGGCAGGTTTACGACATCGTCGTTGAGGGCGTGAGCGTGCTGCAGAGCTTCAAAACTGCCAGTGCCGAGGATTTCAAAAATAACGGCATTGAGTACATGATCGCGCAGCTGCAGAATTCTGAAACGGCCACTCAGGGCTCGGAGTCCACGGTTCAATAA
- a CDS encoding ComEA family DNA-binding protein: protein MRILPILLMLFALCSGWPGAAFSGDKQQYFIPLPININLADELTLSRALVGVGPKKAAAIVAYRQQNGPFQSPAELAGVKGIGKGTLARNKGRISVE from the coding sequence ATGCGAATACTGCCCATCTTACTGATGCTGTTCGCCCTTTGCAGTGGGTGGCCGGGCGCGGCATTCAGTGGGGACAAGCAGCAATATTTTATTCCGCTGCCTATAAACATCAACTTGGCGGATGAGCTGACCCTCTCCAGAGCGTTGGTGGGGGTTGGCCCAAAGAAGGCGGCGGCTATTGTGGCTTATCGTCAGCAAAATGGGCCGTTCCAGTCACCCGCCGAGCTGGCAGGCGTGAAGGGAATCGGCAAAGGAACCCTTGCCAGGAACAAAGGTCGAATCAGTGTTGAGTGA
- the pyrF gene encoding orotidine-5'-phosphate decarboxylase, whose translation MACQSPIIVALDFQYREQALEVADQLDPAKCRIKVGKELFTREGPSIIKALHQKRFEVFLDLKFHDIPNTVAKACGVAADLGVWMVNVHASGGRRMMEAARKAVDQAGTGTQLIAVTVLTSMERSDLTELGLDLEPIDQVKRLAQLTKDSGLHGVVCSAQEAPILKPMFGADFSLVTPGIRPVGSEAGDQRRVMTPPDAVAAGVDYMVIGRPIAQASNPRVALDNVLKSLAAQA comes from the coding sequence ATGGCATGTCAATCACCCATCATAGTGGCGCTGGACTTTCAGTATCGTGAACAGGCTCTGGAAGTGGCTGACCAACTGGATCCGGCCAAGTGTCGTATCAAGGTGGGCAAAGAATTGTTTACCCGCGAAGGCCCATCCATCATAAAGGCGCTGCATCAAAAGCGCTTTGAAGTGTTTCTGGATCTGAAATTCCACGATATCCCCAACACCGTAGCCAAAGCCTGTGGGGTGGCGGCAGATCTTGGGGTTTGGATGGTGAACGTCCATGCCAGCGGCGGTCGCCGTATGATGGAAGCTGCCCGCAAAGCCGTCGATCAGGCCGGTACAGGAACCCAGTTGATTGCCGTTACCGTGCTTACCAGTATGGAGCGCAGCGATTTAACAGAGCTGGGCTTGGATCTCGAGCCTATTGATCAGGTTAAGCGACTGGCTCAGCTTACCAAGGACTCAGGCTTGCATGGAGTCGTGTGCTCTGCCCAGGAAGCACCGATTCTGAAGCCAATGTTTGGGGCCGATTTCAGCCTGGTTACGCCCGGTATTCGACCGGTGGGATCAGAAGCTGGGGATCAACGCAGAGTCATGACGCCGCCTGATGCCGTGGCTGCGGGGGTGGACTATATGGTGATCGGTCGCCCCATCGCTCAGGCTTCCAATCCTCGTGTGGCGTTAGATAATGTCTTGAAGAGCCTCGCTGCACAGGCCTGA
- the lapB gene encoding lipopolysaccharide assembly protein LapB, whose amino-acid sequence MVDLFVGVLLFVAIVIGWLLGKTERKKRAPVEPSFGVGKEYFDGLNLLLNEKQDEAVDLLLKTLDVNGDTFETHIVMGSLFRRRGEVDRSIRIHQDLLARSDLNKAQHSAVKLELARDYLKAGVLDRSERLLKEIAEENNLNQVKALEYLLTIYEQEREWLQCIEVAEKLIAKGKSLQVGLAHYHCELAEQGLKLGDYVQVRREVKKAQQADKCCVRATMILAELETETNNHGEAVKVLRKVLDQDPAFVPDTLPLLHDNYEKLGQMSELSKYLFECLEKTPAISIVIELSDLVTQLEGEQSGAFVLSEYLKKRPSVKGLDRLISLQMSRAEGDEKDNLGILQAFTQKLIKDKPIYRCTECGFDGKTLHWKCPTCKTWGAVRPIQGLEGE is encoded by the coding sequence ATGGTGGATCTTTTTGTTGGTGTCCTGCTTTTTGTCGCCATTGTAATCGGGTGGCTTCTGGGGAAGACAGAACGCAAAAAAAGGGCACCGGTTGAGCCTTCCTTTGGTGTTGGTAAAGAATATTTTGATGGCCTTAATCTGCTATTGAATGAAAAGCAGGATGAGGCAGTGGATCTGCTTCTCAAAACCCTGGATGTAAATGGCGATACGTTCGAAACCCATATTGTGATGGGCAGTCTGTTCCGGCGACGTGGTGAGGTGGATCGCTCGATTCGCATTCATCAGGATCTTCTGGCACGCTCGGACCTGAACAAAGCCCAGCATTCTGCCGTTAAACTGGAGCTGGCTCGTGATTACCTTAAAGCAGGAGTTTTGGATCGATCCGAGCGCCTGTTGAAGGAAATTGCTGAAGAAAACAACCTCAATCAAGTCAAGGCACTGGAATATTTGCTCACTATTTACGAGCAAGAGCGTGAGTGGCTGCAATGCATTGAGGTGGCAGAGAAACTGATTGCCAAAGGCAAGTCGCTGCAGGTTGGGTTGGCCCACTATCATTGTGAGCTGGCCGAACAGGGCCTGAAGTTGGGGGATTACGTTCAGGTGCGGCGGGAGGTGAAAAAAGCACAGCAAGCCGATAAATGCTGCGTGCGTGCCACTATGATACTGGCGGAGCTTGAAACCGAAACCAACAATCATGGCGAGGCGGTTAAAGTGTTGCGCAAGGTGCTGGATCAAGATCCAGCCTTTGTACCCGATACGCTGCCCTTGTTGCACGATAACTACGAAAAGCTCGGTCAAATGAGCGAGTTATCCAAATATCTGTTTGAGTGTCTTGAGAAAACTCCCGCAATCTCCATCGTGATAGAATTATCGGATCTGGTAACGCAGCTGGAAGGGGAGCAGTCCGGAGCTTTCGTTTTGTCTGAATATCTCAAGAAGCGGCCGTCGGTAAAAGGGCTGGATCGGTTGATCAGTTTGCAGATGTCCCGCGCAGAGGGTGATGAAAAAGATAATCTTGGCATCCTCCAGGCGTTTACCCAAAAACTCATTAAAGACAAGCCCATCTATCGGTGTACCGAGTGCGGGTTTGACGGCAAAACCTTGCACTGGAAATGCCCCACTTGTAAGACCTGGGGGGCGGTACGGCCGATCCAGGGTCTGGAAGGCGAATAG
- a CDS encoding LapA family protein → MGNILKAFMLVLVILLVSVVLGMYQIQNDQDILVDLIYFAEPIEMSVARFGMIFFFAGVLVGISLCVLICIVLGIELNAARREAKKLSKELSKLRERNLKEST, encoded by the coding sequence ATGGGAAACATATTGAAAGCCTTCATGCTGGTGCTGGTGATCCTGCTGGTGTCTGTTGTGTTGGGGATGTATCAGATCCAGAACGATCAGGATATTCTGGTTGACCTCATCTACTTTGCCGAACCGATCGAAATGAGCGTGGCTCGTTTCGGAATGATTTTTTTCTTTGCCGGTGTGCTGGTCGGTATCAGTTTGTGTGTGCTGATTTGTATAGTGCTGGGGATCGAGTTGAACGCTGCCCGTCGCGAAGCAAAGAAACTATCCAAAGAGCTTAGTAAGCTGCGCGAACGAAACCTGAAGGAATCCACCTGA
- the ihfB gene encoding integration host factor subunit beta, giving the protein MTKSELIERVAQRQSQLSQKDVELAVKTMLEEMSQALATGGRIEIRGFGSFSLHYRAPRLGRNPKTGESVDLTGKYVPHFKPGKELRDRVNGDEDEGSSGAPTV; this is encoded by the coding sequence TTGACCAAGTCAGAGTTGATTGAGCGGGTTGCCCAGCGACAATCTCAACTTTCTCAGAAAGACGTCGAGCTGGCGGTAAAAACCATGCTGGAGGAAATGTCCCAGGCATTGGCCACCGGTGGCAGAATCGAAATTCGTGGTTTTGGCAGCTTCTCACTTCATTACAGAGCGCCAAGGCTGGGCCGTAACCCCAAGACCGGGGAATCCGTCGATCTGACCGGAAAGTACGTTCCCCATTTCAAGCCAGGCAAGGAGCTGCGGGACCGGGTTAATGGAGATGAAGACGAAGGCTCCTCAGGTGCGCCCACGGTATAA